TATCTGATAACCAGGACAGTCCACTGACCAAGGAAGACCTGGTAAAAATAGCCGAGGATCTGCTTAACGCTTCACCGCAATAGCTATAAAAGAAAAGCTTTGAAGAGAGATCATCCTTTTTTAGGGGTGGTCTCTTTTTGGAGAATAGTCCTTATACCTTTTCCTCACAAACTATTACGGCATGTTCCACAATCTTTTCACCTCAACTAATTCCTGATCATTGAATTCCATTCTGTATACGTCTGGCTTGGATGTGTGTAGTAAAAAATTCAAATCGTACTGCTTGTCATAATGCCCCATCATTAAAGTCATTACAGCTCCATGAGTGCCTAATGCGACTTTCCGTCCTCGGTAGATTATTAGCAATTCCTTTAAGACTGTTATACTTCGATTCTGACAAACTGCATTAGACTCTCCTCCCGTTAAAGTAAAGTTGGGATCAGAAAATGACTTATCTAACAAAGGGAATAATTCATCATCGGGCATTCGGTTGTCTTCATTCAAAAAAATTCTTTCTTTAAGATCCTCGAGTATTAAAACTTCTTGTCCTGAGCATTGAGCTAATTCTTGAATGGTTAGGATTGCCCGTTGATATGGACTTGAAACGAAAACCTCGATCCCCTCTCCTCTCAATAACTCAGTTATTTGAAAAGCATCTGACTTACCTTTATCAGTCAAACCTCTTGTTCTTTCATTTCCTTCCGTCTTTGGTGATTCGCCATGTCTCACCATGTAAATGAAAGTTTTCATATTAACCTCCACGGATCACCCGATAAACTTCTCAATCAACTGAGACACTAAGAGAATTACGCAAATGTTTAACATCACTCATCGGTGGCCGTCCAAACATGCGTCCATATTCTCGGCTGAACTGCGAAGGACTCTCATAGCCAACGCGAAAGCCTACAGTGGCGGCCTCCAATCCCTCCGAGAGCAGTAAGCGGCGTGCAGCCTGCAGTCGAATGGCCTTCTGATACTGCAGAGGACTTATAGCCGTTACCTTTTTAAAGTGCTTGTGTAAGGAAGAAGGGCTCATGTTTACTTCCTTCGCCAATTCCTCGATCACAAGAGGCTTAGAGTAATCGCGGGTAATCAGATGGATCGCTTTGGAGATGCTATGTGCATAGCTGCCAACTACGGCAAATTGCCTGATTAAAGCTCCCTGCTCACCTTGTAATACACGATAAAGGATCTCGTGCGTGATAAGCGGCGCAAGAAACTGAATATCCGCAGGCGTATCCGAAAGTCTGACAAGCCGAAGCAGCGCATCAAGCAGCAGAGGGTCAAATTGGCTCACCAGTATGCCGCGTCCAGTCTTAACGTTACATGGAGGAGGACTCTTCTTGATAATGTCCAGGATGGCGTCTGGACTAATGGATAATTGAAGACTGAGATAAGGAAGCTCCGACGAGGCTTGAGTTATTTTACCAGTTACGGGAAGTTGAACTGATGTGACCATGTAGGTTGTTGGATCGTACACATAGTTTTCTCCAGCCAGCATTGCTGTCTTTGAGCCTTGCGCAACCACGTACAGGGAGGGCATATGGACCGTATGATTCAGCTCGGACACATGGCTTGCACGTCTGAAATAAAGTCCTGGCACAGACGAAACAAACGTACCGTCCGAAGACGCGCGTTGATCAATCAGACGAATCAGTTCTTGTAGATTCGTAGAAATATCAGAGGGGGGAGGAGACGAAACCATTCATGCTTCACCTTCCTTTCCGTTGAACGCTAATATTGATGTGCTAATTATATGCACGCCGAATAGGATTAGGCAAGAATTGGACTTGATCGGTCTACCTGTCTCAATTGAATTCTACTTAAAATTTACTTGCAAGGCCAACAAAGGGCCTAAGGCAAATAGATCAAAGAAAGAAGGATGGGGCTATGAGTTTGGAAGGAAGAATAGAGAACAAAGTCGTCGTGATTACAGGTGCAAGCAGCGGAATTGGAGAAGCAACAGCACTGTTGCTTGCCGAGCGTGGAGCAAAAGTCGTGCTTGGGGCGCGCGGGGTGGACCGCCTTGAAGCACTGGCGACACGTATTACGAATAGGGGTGGCGAAGCTGTCTATGCACGCACTGACGTTAGACGGCGCGAGGATCTGTGCAACCTCGTTACTTTGGCTTGCGAACGATACGGGAAGCTGGATGTTCTCGTCAGCAACGCTGGCGTTATGCCTATATCCCCTCTCGATGATCTGCGCGTGGAAGATTGGGAGCACATGATTGACGTCAACATTAAAGGCGTTTTGTATGGCATTGCTGCAGCGTTGCCTGTCTTTCGCAAACAGGGTTTCGGACATTTCGTGAACACTGCTTCTACAGCAGGACACAAGACCGTTCCGAACCAGTCGGTCTACTCTGGTACGAAGTTCGCCGTACGCGCCATCTCAGAGGGGTTGCGCCAGGAGGCTGGTGATAAACTGCGCGTAACCATCATTTCGCCAGGTATTGTGCAGACAAATTTCACCGAAAGTTTAACAGACCCGGCTATAAGAGATCAACTCGCCGTCATCCGGGATAAACTAGCCATGACACCAGACGCGGTAGCCCGCGCAATTGGATTCGCAATTGAACAACCGGCTGACATTGATGTGAACGAAATCGTGATCCGTCCAACCGCACAAATATAACATAAATAGATAGGGGCACCTCCTCTTGTGAGTGCGCCCCTATCTATTCATACATAAAGCTTTACCATGGAAGCTGTTCATCCATGTGACATCGAAAATGCAGAAGGATTGCAAAACTTTGTTTTGTTAAACAAACATTTTTAGCGGTGGGGATTTTCTTCCCACCGCTTGGTGTTGTTGCTTATTGGACTCTAAAATATATCGTAAGATTACTGTGCTTTTTATTAAAAATATTTGGATGATCGAGTTACTAGCCATGTAAAAATTAACGATGAAGCGGTTCCCTTTCGCCCAGACCGAGCACCTCCGTTGTGGAGTCATAAATTTCTTGGTAAAGCTCTGGGTTTTCCGCTAGTGACACCCCATAAGAAGGAATCATTTCTTTTATTTTTGGTTCCCACTCTTCCATATGTTGTGGGAAGCATTTTTCCAATACTTCCAGCATAACGTGAACAGCAGTAGAAGCACCCGGAGAGGCGCCGAGCAGTGCAGCTATCGAACCATCAGCAGCACTAACCACTTCTGTACCAAATTGAAGTGTTCCTTTACCGCCCTCCGTATCTTTGATCACCTGCACACGTTGACCCGCTACCACGATCCCCCAGTCCTCGATTTTGGCGTTCGGAATAAACTCGCGTAATTCTTCCAGACGCTTTTCATTCGATAACATCACTTGCTGAATCAGGTATTTGGTCAATGCCATCTCTTTTGCGCCTGCCGCCAACATCGTGATGAGATTATTGGGTTTTACAGATCCGATCAAATCCAAATTTGAGCCCGTTTTCAAGAACTTCGGTGAGAAGCCGGCAAACGGTCCAAATAGCAGTGCTTTTTGGTTACCGATATATCTTGTATCCAGATGCGGAACAGACATGGGAGGAGCACCAACCTTAGCTTTACCGTATACTTTCGCATGATGCTGGGCGACAACCTTAGGATTGTTACATACCATAAATAGTCCACTTACCGGGAATCCCCCGATATATTTGGACTCAGGAATACCGGTTCTTTGTAGCAAAGGTAGACTTCCACCCCCACCACCGATAAAGACAAATTTGGCAGTATGGTATTCGATTTTACCGTTATCCAGATTATGGACTTTGACTTTCCACGAGCCGTCGCTCGCACGTTTAATATCCTTTACACTATGCTTGTAATTGATCTCAACGTTTTTACTTTTTAAATGCTCAAACAACATGCGTGTTAAAGCACCAAAGTTGACATCTGTTCCAGAGTCGATTTTGGTTGCCGCGATTGGTTCATTCAATGTACGGCCTTCCATAATTAGCGGAATCCATTCCTTCAGCTTTTCAGGGTCGTCGGAAAATTCCATGCCTTGAAATAGAGAAATAGTTGAAAGCGCTTTAAACCTTTTTTTCAAAAAAGATACATTTTTCTCTCCTGTTACCAAACTCATATGAGGTATTGGCTTGATAAAGTCCTGAGGATTACGAATCAAATGGCTGTTTACAAGAAAAGACCAAAACTGTCTTGAAAGCTGAAACTGCTCATTAATGTCTACAGCTTTACGAATATCTATAGATCCATCAGCTTTTTCGGATGTATAGTTCAGTTCGCACAGTGCAGCATGGCCTGTACCTGCATTATTCCATTCGTTAGAGCTTTCTTCTCCTGCGTTTGCGAGTTTCTCAAACACTTTAATTTCCCATTCTGGTGCTAACTCTTTTAGCAATGATCCCAGAGTCGCGCTCATGACTCCGGCACCAATTAAGATAACGTCTGTATTTTTCTGAATGCTATTCATAAAAACCTTCCTTATCTCTTATATTTGCAAAAAAGAGCAGGCCCTCCTGCTTAGGTGATACAAGAAGCAAGGCTCCACTCAGGAACATATCTTTTCTGTCTCTATTATAACTAAAATATAATCTTTTAAAAATTATATTGTCTATTATCTGATAATTATAAATCATTTCTGCTAAAAAGTGAGAATTTTCTTTGCAAAATAATAAGAATGGATCTCAACACGCTGTATTATTGGGGCTTCACTTACTAGCAGTAATAACAGACACTGACAATTCTTCGGTAAACACACCCGTGGAGTCCATATCTAGTAGAACAGATGTTAAATCATTTTCAAATCGTACTAAATTATCACCAAAAAGGCGTCTTGAAGCAAATGATGTAGAGTACAGATTTCCAATGATCGAATCAACAGTCCATGTATATGAATAACTCGGTAAAATATGTCTTTGGACATTTTTGAATCCAGATTTTCTTACAATATCCTCATACCTCTCCTTTGGGGGAGTGTAAGTGCTATTACCAGCTCTTCTTGCGTCTCCTAGCCAACGTCTCACTACTTCGTTGACCTTGAGTTGCCAAAGTAAGGGTTCCTGCTTCCCAGTATTATCAATAATAGCTACGCCACCATTAGTATCAGAACTGTTA
The Paenibacillus peoriae DNA segment above includes these coding regions:
- a CDS encoding SDR family oxidoreductase, whose product is MSLEGRIENKVVVITGASSGIGEATALLLAERGAKVVLGARGVDRLEALATRITNRGGEAVYARTDVRRREDLCNLVTLACERYGKLDVLVSNAGVMPISPLDDLRVEDWEHMIDVNIKGVLYGIAAALPVFRKQGFGHFVNTASTAGHKTVPNQSVYSGTKFAVRAISEGLRQEAGDKLRVTIISPGIVQTNFTESLTDPAIRDQLAVIRDKLAMTPDAVARAIGFAIEQPADIDVNEIVIRPTAQI
- a CDS encoding malate:quinone oxidoreductase, whose amino-acid sequence is MNSIQKNTDVILIGAGVMSATLGSLLKELAPEWEIKVFEKLANAGEESSNEWNNAGTGHAALCELNYTSEKADGSIDIRKAVDINEQFQLSRQFWSFLVNSHLIRNPQDFIKPIPHMSLVTGEKNVSFLKKRFKALSTISLFQGMEFSDDPEKLKEWIPLIMEGRTLNEPIAATKIDSGTDVNFGALTRMLFEHLKSKNVEINYKHSVKDIKRASDGSWKVKVHNLDNGKIEYHTAKFVFIGGGGGSLPLLQRTGIPESKYIGGFPVSGLFMVCNNPKVVAQHHAKVYGKAKVGAPPMSVPHLDTRYIGNQKALLFGPFAGFSPKFLKTGSNLDLIGSVKPNNLITMLAAGAKEMALTKYLIQQVMLSNEKRLEELREFIPNAKIEDWGIVVAGQRVQVIKDTEGGKGTLQFGTEVVSAADGSIAALLGASPGASTAVHVMLEVLEKCFPQHMEEWEPKIKEMIPSYGVSLAENPELYQEIYDSTTEVLGLGEREPLHR
- a CDS encoding AraC family transcriptional regulator, whose protein sequence is MVSSPPPSDISTNLQELIRLIDQRASSDGTFVSSVPGLYFRRASHVSELNHTVHMPSLYVVAQGSKTAMLAGENYVYDPTTYMVTSVQLPVTGKITQASSELPYLSLQLSISPDAILDIIKKSPPPCNVKTGRGILVSQFDPLLLDALLRLVRLSDTPADIQFLAPLITHEILYRVLQGEQGALIRQFAVVGSYAHSISKAIHLITRDYSKPLVIEELAKEVNMSPSSLHKHFKKVTAISPLQYQKAIRLQAARRLLLSEGLEAATVGFRVGYESPSQFSREYGRMFGRPPMSDVKHLRNSLSVSVD
- a CDS encoding histidine phosphatase family protein — encoded protein: MKTFIYMVRHGESPKTEGNERTRGLTDKGKSDAFQITELLRGEGIEVFVSSPYQRAILTIQELAQCSGQEVLILEDLKERIFLNEDNRMPDDELFPLLDKSFSDPNFTLTGGESNAVCQNRSITVLKELLIIYRGRKVALGTHGAVMTLMMGHYDKQYDLNFLLHTSKPDVYRMEFNDQELVEVKRLWNMP
- a CDS encoding class I SAM-dependent methyltransferase, with the translated sequence MSDYGPDLFKGTAWYYSRYRPPYPSSLIRFLVNKFSLNGEGRLLDLGCGTGQLALRFSDWFEEIVGVDTESEMLDEANRLSSDKRLDNVKWVQGRAEERVCDWGVFRLVIIAKAFHWMDRESILDILYNSSDTNGGVAIIDNTGKQEPLLWQLKVNEVVRRWLGDARRAGNSTYTPPKERYEDIVRKSGFKNVQRHILPSYSYTWTVDSIIGNLYSTSFASRRLFGDNLVRFENDLTSVLLDMDSTGVFTEELSVSVITASK